From the genome of Brassica oleracea var. oleracea cultivar TO1000 chromosome C4, BOL, whole genome shotgun sequence:
ACAAACGTCAATACCCTCGTTTTCATTTTGTTTTAACTACATCGACATGCATTCATAATCTTTTAACTTTATTTGCACATAAATTTATAAACGTATATTGATATATATGTTTCGATGGTTGTGTTATAAACTTAAATTTATAAACATATATTGATATCTGCTAAAAAGAATAGATTTAAACACACCCAAATTCGACCTTTTTGTGTGTGTTGGATGTCGGTTTCACAAATCGAAATCTTTGCTTGGATTTTTCACAGATAGTCAGATACGATGGACTAAGATCCATTTCAACTTGCTATTTTATGCAATTTAATATTATCTGTAAACTTTAATTATATAGTCGTGATCTTATCTGTCATTGTCTTTTTCAAATAATGTCAACGCTTTTGAAGTGTGAACACAAATTAAATATCAAGCTTTTATATTACATGGTTGTACTTTACAAAAACTCATAATACTTCAAAAAAATATTTAAAATACTTTGTTTTCTTCATTAGATTTATAGTTTATAATTTTATATGACGTTTTCTTACTGGATTCGTCGTTATCACAGATATGTTCTTTTAAAAGAACAAGTCATCGGCGAAAGGAAAGACAATCTCGAGCATCGTGATTCATGTTTGCTTGAATTTGAATACAAACAAGCTGGAAACAGAGCGCATAAAACTAAGGATATATCCAACTTGTTTTAACAATATATATTTCAACACTTATTCAAGTAATAATTGTAATAATTTAGTTGTGGGTTTCTGTAGTGATTTAAAATGAAAGGTCAATGAAGTTCACATGAACTAATTAGTGTGTTATTCTTTTGTTATTTGTATGGGTTCATCATGTGTTATTCTTTTGTTAATCAGAGTATGTATGCATATCTAGGGATAATTGGTATCATGTAAATACGAAGGATAAATATACATACAATTTTTTATTTTGCTTGTGTAATTGAGATTTTCTTGTTTTCTTTATTAAAAAGGTAAAAACTGTTAAGGCTTTCTTCTTCTCCTGGTGATATACTTGAACATACTCTTAAGATATACACAGATTTACAGATATGGATCATGTGACTACCACCACATATCACCGATCAGTGATCCAATAATTGTGGTTGTAAAATATTTGATTCTGAGATCTCATCCAATAACACATAAAATAGTAAACTAGATTAGTTTTAACGTTAAACAAAGATGATATATGTAGTTATTAGTGAAGAAATCCTTATGAGTTGTTAACAGGATATGGATTATGAAGAACTTGTTAGCTTATATATAGTGCTTGGATATTAGATAACCAATACATATTACCATACAAAAAGCTAGTAAACACTTGAAACTAATAGAGAAACGAAGGGAGGGAAGAGTATACCTGGAAATGAAAGACTGAGGCGAGCAGAAGAAGAGACGAAAGCAAATGTGAAGAAGAGTAACAAACATAACACAACCGAGGAAGATGATGCATAACCCATTGTCTCTATATATATATTTCTCTCTCTCCTCCCTTCTTCTATATATATAGACCACAAAATGTCTCATACCGGCCCTTCGTTTTCAGCCTTTCTCACTATTTAATCATTTTGATTTTTATTAATATACCCGCTTCCAAACGTTTAGTTTTTACATAATTGCGTTTGAAAGGAACATATTCTCTATAATCTAATGGTTTTGTATTCAATGCGTGTATATGCATGTGTTTGTTGTTGACAAGCACAAAAACAAGGGAACATGATTGCATTTACATACGGTAGGTTTGACAAGACTGAAGTGGGATCCCTTTAAACCATCAACGAATTAAAATTCATTTTTTCATTGTATTGGTTACAACAGAACTCAAATGCCAGCTTAAAATCCAACCCATTGCTATTTTTGATTTTATAATAGCATTTAGAGGCAAAATGATTCCAAATCCATTACTATTTCTTATTCTAAAATAAAAATTACTATTTTTTGCCAAAAAAAAATTAGAAATTATTATTTTGTCCTCTGTTTATAGAGGAAGAAATAACAGTCTCTATTTTTACTCTATATTTTGAAGATTGCTATTATAAAGAAATACATTAGAGTAAGCTTCACCTTTTTATAAAGATTTTCTATTTTAGAGGCAAAAATGGCAAAATACATTGGTTTTAGTAATGGGTTTTAGTAGAATAATTTAATACTTTCATTGTACAAATTAAAAAACTTTGTTAGTTATCACATACATTCAATTAGGATAATCATAACATAAAAACAAGTACAGACCACCCGAGTCTAGATTATCAAGAACAAGAAAGCATTATATGTCTGGTTTTGTACCCCATCAACTTAAGATTCTCTTGAACATAGGCAACACACAAGTTTACACATACATAGCATAAGAGATCCAAGTACTTCAAGAAAGCATAGGATCGGATAAATCGGAAAATACATCATCGTTTTTTGAAACCATATTTCTTACGTTCATAGAAGAGATCGGTCTTGGCACTCCCAAGGTTGACGATCTTGGGGCAACCATCTCTGTCTTTCTCCTGCTGCGTACACTCTTTGCAGTAGTAAGCATCCGAGATCCCAACACCTCCGCAGATAACACAGCGGCCTTGGAATGACCCGTAGTTGCATTCGTCACAGATACGCACCAGAGTGCAGGGACGCACATAAGAATCACAAACCACGCATTTGCCGTCGCATTTCTCGCACAGCCTTCCGATGGCAATGCCTGGTTGTTTCCGGCACATGATCAGATCAGGGTGATGCTTTGCCATGGCTAGTGAAACACAGACCTGCACACATAAGTCACTTGTCTTGAGCT
Proteins encoded in this window:
- the LOC106339523 gene encoding PHD finger-like domain-containing protein 5B, producing the protein MLNFLLASFVPDLSWLVDLWRSGNFSSQQSLDLLEFDLPLTVCVSLAMAKHHPDLIMCRKQPGIAIGRLCEKCDGKCVVCDSYVRPCTLVRICDECNYGSFQGRCVICGGVGISDAYYCKECTQQEKDRDGCPKIVNLGSAKTDLFYERKKYGFKKR